In a single window of the Cervus elaphus chromosome 1, mCerEla1.1, whole genome shotgun sequence genome:
- the SLCO2B1 gene encoding solute carrier organic anion transporter family member 2B1 isoform X2 has protein sequence MASLLRLHNWVPGPVGEELQVPDKDAKAMVGTEDTPGGKASPNPQNLRPSVFHSIKFFVLCHSLLQLAQLMMSGYLKSSISTVEKRFGLSSQTSGLLAAFNEVGNTALIVFVSYFGSRVHRPRLIGCGAILVTLAGVLMTVPHFISEPYRYDHTSPDMPQDFKASLCLLSTKAPASASSNSSCSSYTEVRHLAVVGIMFTAQTLLGVGGVPIQPFGISYIDDFAHNSNSPLYLGILFAVTMMGPGMSYGLGSLMLRLYVDIDRMPEGGINLTSKDPRWVGAWWLGFLISAGAVALAAIPYFFFPKEMPKEKQELRFRRKGLAVSDPPVSKGEDSSSEQSPAESLEKKDNLAQMAPDLTVIQFVKVFPRVLLRTLRHPIFLLVVLSQVCMSSMVAGMATFLPKFLERQFSITASYANLLIGCLTIPLAIVGIVVGGILVKRLRLGPMHCGSLCLLGALCCLILSTPLFFMGCSSHQIAGISHQPGTQPGLELFPGCMESCSCPSDDFNPVCDSSTRVEYITPCHAGCTSRVVQEVPDKSQVFYTNCSCVAGGGPVPAGSCDSACSHLVLPFMILISLGAALASVTHTPSFMLILRGVKKEDKTLAVGIQFMLMRVLAWMPSPVIHGSAIDTTCVYWAQSCGRRAVCRYYDHDLLRNRFIGLQFFFKIGALACFALILAILRQQDKEEKTKATIPNPGLQQQLLASEAKKEPEESRV, from the exons GGCCGGTTGGTGAGGAGCTCCAGGTGCCAGACAAGGACGCCAAGGCCATGGTGGGCACAGAAGACACACCTGGAGGCAAAGCCAGCCCAAATCCTCAAAATTTGCGGCCAAGTGTGTTCCACAGCATCAAG TTCTTCGTCCTGTGCCACAGCCTGCTGCAGCTGGCACAGCTCATGATGTCCGGCTACCTCAAGAGCTCCATTTCCACGGTGGAGAAGCGCTTCGGCCTCTCCAGTCAGACCTCAGGGCTGCTGGCCGCCTTCAATGAG GTGGGGAACACAGCCCTGATTGTGTTCGTGAGCTATTTCGGCAGCCGGGTACATCGGCCCCGTCTGATCGGGTGTGGAGCCATCCTTGTGACCCTGGCGGGCGTACTCATGACTGTCCCGCACTTCATCTCAGAGCCGTACCGCTACGACCACACCAGCCCTG ACATGCCACAAGACTTCAAGGCTTCCCTGTGCCTGCTCAGCACCAAGGCCCCAGCTTCAGCCTCGTCCAACAGCAGCTGCTCTAGCTACACAGAGGTTCGGCACCTAGCTGTGGTGGGGATCATGTTCACTGCCCAGACCCTGCTCGGCGTGGGCGGGGTGCCCATTCAGCCCTTTGGCATCTCCTACATCGATGACTTTGCCCACAATAGCAACTCGCCCCTCTACCTCG GTATCCTGTTTGCAGTGACCATGATGGGGCCAGGCATGTCCTATGGGCTGGGCAGCCTCATGTTGCGCCTTTATGTGGACATTGATCGAATGCCAGAAG GTGGCATCAACCTGACCTCGAAGGACCCCCGATGGGTGGGTGCCTGGTGGCTGGGCTTCCTCATCTCGGCTGGCGCGGTGGCCCTGGCCGCCATCCCCTACTTCTTCTTCCCCAAGGAGATGCCCAAGGAGAAGCAAGAGCTTCGCTTTCGGCGAAAGGGCTTGGCAGTTTCAGACCCACCTGTCAGCAAG GGTGAGGATTCCTCTTCTGAGCAGAGCCCTGCAGAGTCCCTAGAGAAGAAAGACAACCTAGCTCAGATGGCCCCAGACCTGACTGTGATCCAGTTTGTCAAAG TCTTCCCCCGGGTGCTGCTGAGGACCCTGCGCCACCCCATCTTTCTGCTGGTGGTCCTGTCCCAGGTATGCATGTCGTCCATGGTGGCAGGCATGGCCACCTTCCTGCCCAAGTTCCTGGAACGCCAGTTCTCCATCACAGCATCCTACGCCAACCTGCTCATAGGCTGCCTCACCATCCCGCTGGCCATCGTGGGCATCGTGGTCGGGGGCATCCTGGTCAAGCGCCTCCGCCTGGGCCCCATGCACTGTGGCAGCCTTTGCCTGCTGGGGGCGCTGTGCTGCCTGATCCTCAGCACGCCCCTCTTCTTCATGGGCTGCTCTTCCCACCAGATTGCAGGCATCAGCCACCAGCCTGG CACCCAGCCTGGCCTAGAACTATTTCCAGGCTGCATGGAGTCCTGTTCCTGCCCCTCAGACGACTTTAACCCTGTCTGCGACTCCAGCACTCGTGTGGAGTACATCACGCCCTGCCATGCAGGCTGCACAAGCCGGGTAGTCCAGGAGGTTCCAGACAAAAGCCAG GTCTTCTACACCAACTGCAGCTGCGTGGCGGGGGGCGGCCCCGTGCCAGCCGGCTCCTGCGACTCAGCCTGCAGCCACCTGGTGCTTCCCTTCATGATCCTGATCAGCCTGGGTGCCGCGCTGGCCAGTGTCACCCACACGCCCTCCTTCATGCTCATCCTAAG GGGAGTGAAGAAAGAAGACAAGACTCTGGCTGTGGGGATCCAGTTCATGCTCATGAGAGTTTTGG CCTGGATGCCCAGCCCCGTGATCCACGGCAGTGCCATCGACACCACCTGTGTGTACTGGGCCCAGAGCTGTGGGCGTCGGGCCGTCTGCCGCTACTATGACCACGACCTCCTTCGAAACCG gtTCATCGGCCTCCAGTTCTTCTTCAAGATAGGCGCTCTGGCCTGCTTTGCCTTGATTTTGGCCATCCTAAGGCAGCAGGACAAAGAAGAGAAGACCAAGGCGACCATACCAAACCCTGGCCTGCAGCAGCAGCTGTTAGCATCAGAGGCAAAGAAGGAGCCTGAGGAATCCAGAGTGTGA
- the SLCO2B1 gene encoding solute carrier organic anion transporter family member 2B1 isoform X7: MVGTEDTPGGKASPNPQNLRPSVFHSIKFFVLCHSLLQLAQLMMSGYLKSSISTVEKRFGLSSQTSGLLAAFNEVGNTALIVFVSYFGSRVHRPRLIGCGAILVTLAGVLMTVPHFISEPYRYDHTSPADMPQDFKASLCLLSTKAPASASSNSSCSSYTEVRHLAVVGIMFTAQTLLGVGGVPIQPFGISYIDDFAHNSNSPLYLGILFAVTMMGPGMSYGLGSLMLRLYVDIDRMPEGGINLTSKDPRWVGAWWLGFLISAGAVALAAIPYFFFPKEMPKEKQELRFRRKGLAVSDPPVSKGEDSSSEQSPAESLEKKDNLAQMAPDLTVIQFVKVFPRVLLRTLRHPIFLLVVLSQVCMSSMVAGMATFLPKFLERQFSITASYANLLIGCLTIPLAIVGIVVGGILVKRLRLGPMHCGSLCLLGALCCLILSTPLFFMGCSSHQIAGISHQPGTQPGLELFPGCMESCSCPSDDFNPVCDSSTRVEYITPCHAGCTSRVVQEVPDKSQVFYTNCSCVAGGGPVPAGSCDSACSHLVLPFMILISLGAALASVTHTPSFMLILRGVKKEDKTLAVGIQFMLMRVLAWMPSPVIHGSAIDTTCVYWAQSCGRRAVCRYYDHDLLRNRFIGLQFFFKIGALACFALILAILRQQDKEEKTKATIPNPGLQQQLLASEAKKEPEESRV; this comes from the exons ATGGTGGGCACAGAAGACACACCTGGAGGCAAAGCCAGCCCAAATCCTCAAAATTTGCGGCCAAGTGTGTTCCACAGCATCAAG TTCTTCGTCCTGTGCCACAGCCTGCTGCAGCTGGCACAGCTCATGATGTCCGGCTACCTCAAGAGCTCCATTTCCACGGTGGAGAAGCGCTTCGGCCTCTCCAGTCAGACCTCAGGGCTGCTGGCCGCCTTCAATGAG GTGGGGAACACAGCCCTGATTGTGTTCGTGAGCTATTTCGGCAGCCGGGTACATCGGCCCCGTCTGATCGGGTGTGGAGCCATCCTTGTGACCCTGGCGGGCGTACTCATGACTGTCCCGCACTTCATCTCAGAGCCGTACCGCTACGACCACACCAGCCCTG CAGACATGCCACAAGACTTCAAGGCTTCCCTGTGCCTGCTCAGCACCAAGGCCCCAGCTTCAGCCTCGTCCAACAGCAGCTGCTCTAGCTACACAGAGGTTCGGCACCTAGCTGTGGTGGGGATCATGTTCACTGCCCAGACCCTGCTCGGCGTGGGCGGGGTGCCCATTCAGCCCTTTGGCATCTCCTACATCGATGACTTTGCCCACAATAGCAACTCGCCCCTCTACCTCG GTATCCTGTTTGCAGTGACCATGATGGGGCCAGGCATGTCCTATGGGCTGGGCAGCCTCATGTTGCGCCTTTATGTGGACATTGATCGAATGCCAGAAG GTGGCATCAACCTGACCTCGAAGGACCCCCGATGGGTGGGTGCCTGGTGGCTGGGCTTCCTCATCTCGGCTGGCGCGGTGGCCCTGGCCGCCATCCCCTACTTCTTCTTCCCCAAGGAGATGCCCAAGGAGAAGCAAGAGCTTCGCTTTCGGCGAAAGGGCTTGGCAGTTTCAGACCCACCTGTCAGCAAG GGTGAGGATTCCTCTTCTGAGCAGAGCCCTGCAGAGTCCCTAGAGAAGAAAGACAACCTAGCTCAGATGGCCCCAGACCTGACTGTGATCCAGTTTGTCAAAG TCTTCCCCCGGGTGCTGCTGAGGACCCTGCGCCACCCCATCTTTCTGCTGGTGGTCCTGTCCCAGGTATGCATGTCGTCCATGGTGGCAGGCATGGCCACCTTCCTGCCCAAGTTCCTGGAACGCCAGTTCTCCATCACAGCATCCTACGCCAACCTGCTCATAGGCTGCCTCACCATCCCGCTGGCCATCGTGGGCATCGTGGTCGGGGGCATCCTGGTCAAGCGCCTCCGCCTGGGCCCCATGCACTGTGGCAGCCTTTGCCTGCTGGGGGCGCTGTGCTGCCTGATCCTCAGCACGCCCCTCTTCTTCATGGGCTGCTCTTCCCACCAGATTGCAGGCATCAGCCACCAGCCTGG CACCCAGCCTGGCCTAGAACTATTTCCAGGCTGCATGGAGTCCTGTTCCTGCCCCTCAGACGACTTTAACCCTGTCTGCGACTCCAGCACTCGTGTGGAGTACATCACGCCCTGCCATGCAGGCTGCACAAGCCGGGTAGTCCAGGAGGTTCCAGACAAAAGCCAG GTCTTCTACACCAACTGCAGCTGCGTGGCGGGGGGCGGCCCCGTGCCAGCCGGCTCCTGCGACTCAGCCTGCAGCCACCTGGTGCTTCCCTTCATGATCCTGATCAGCCTGGGTGCCGCGCTGGCCAGTGTCACCCACACGCCCTCCTTCATGCTCATCCTAAG GGGAGTGAAGAAAGAAGACAAGACTCTGGCTGTGGGGATCCAGTTCATGCTCATGAGAGTTTTGG CCTGGATGCCCAGCCCCGTGATCCACGGCAGTGCCATCGACACCACCTGTGTGTACTGGGCCCAGAGCTGTGGGCGTCGGGCCGTCTGCCGCTACTATGACCACGACCTCCTTCGAAACCG gtTCATCGGCCTCCAGTTCTTCTTCAAGATAGGCGCTCTGGCCTGCTTTGCCTTGATTTTGGCCATCCTAAGGCAGCAGGACAAAGAAGAGAAGACCAAGGCGACCATACCAAACCCTGGCCTGCAGCAGCAGCTGTTAGCATCAGAGGCAAAGAAGGAGCCTGAGGAATCCAGAGTGTGA